One Vigna unguiculata cultivar IT97K-499-35 chromosome 11, ASM411807v1, whole genome shotgun sequence DNA window includes the following coding sequences:
- the LOC114170533 gene encoding uncharacterized protein LOC114170533, whose amino-acid sequence MNSLCSTMIAAIFAMTLILSYGVIMSQARVLPSSSLVSKVSQTSHSLSHSNFHTEEQKSSQKPVVAAKKPPIKQNPTVPEVAANLRRIPPSRPNPTQNKLKPRIRG is encoded by the exons ATGAATTCCTTATGCAGTACAATGATTGCCGCTATCTTTGCCATGACATTGATCCTTTCATATGGGGTGATTATGTCACAAGCTAGGGTTCTTCCTTCTTCATCCTTAGTTTCAAAAGTGTCTCAAACTTCCCATTCTCTTTCACATTCAAATTTTCACACAGAAGAGCAAAAATCATCTCAGAAGCCTGTGGTAGCAGCAAAAAAACCACCAATCAAACAAAATCCAACTGTTCCTGAGGTAGCTGCTAACCTTAGAAGGATACCACCTAGCAGACCAAATCCTACGCAGAACAA GTTAAAGCCTAGGATAAGAGGCTAA